The Saliniramus fredricksonii genome segment CACCACCGTCTTCGACGCCCTGCGCATCGGCTCCGAGCACAAGGCGCCGAAAGTGCGCGCGGGCTACAAACCCTATGCGCGCAGCATGGCCAGCGAGATTCTCGCCATGGTCGCGAAAGGCGCGCTGCGCATCAGCCATTACCTGCATCTGCGCGCCGAGATCTGCTCGGATACACTCATCGACGAGATCGCGGAATTCTCCCCCGATGACCGCGTCGGCATCGTCAGCATGATGGATCACACGCCCGGCCAGCGCCAATTCGCCGATCTCGATCGCCTGCGCACTTATATGGTCGGCAAGCACGGCATAGCGCCCGCCGATTTCGAAACCTATATCGCCGAGCGCCAGGCCTTGGGGAACCGCGTGCGCGCGGCGCACGAGGCAGCGGCGGTGGCGGGGGCGCAACGACTCGGCGCCATTCTCGCCAGCCACGATGATACGACGACAGATCATGTCACGGCCTCTGCCGCCCATGGGGCGGGGCTTGCGGAATTTCCCACCACGCTGGAAGCCGCCCGCGCCTGCCACGCCCATGGCATCGCGGTGATGATGGGCGGACCGAACCTGATCCGGGGCGGCTCGCATTCCGGCAATGTCTCGGCCCTGGAGGCTGCCGAGGCGGGCCTGCTCGACATCATCTCCTCCGATTACATTCCCGCCTCGCTCCTGATGGGCGCGATCGCGCTGGCACGCCAGAGCGACGATCTGCCGGCCGGCATCGCCACCGTCACCCGCAACGCCGCCCGCGCCGCAGGCCTGACCGATCGCGGCGCGCTCGAACCGGGCTTGCGCGCCGACATCATCCGCTTTCGCGAGGTGAACGGTACCCCGGTCGTGCGCGGCACATGGGTGAAGGGAAAGCGGGTGGCTTGAGGCGCGGTTTCACGCCCCCTCCCGCCCCTCGCTGAGGATCGCCATCACCCGCGCGTCGTGCCCGCAATCGAGCCCGGCGAAGAGCGCCGCGATCCCGGCAGCGCCCGATGGTGTCGTGGCGAAGCCTTCTTGCGCGAGGATGCCCACGGCCCGCGCGGCCTGCTCCTCGCTGATCGTGACGAAGATATCCGCATCGCGCGAAAGCCCTTTGAGCGCAATCAGCGACGGCGCCTTGCAATCGAGCCGCCCCATGGCGGAGACCGGTCCCTGCGTCGTGACCGCGTGGCCGGCCCGGATGCTCGCAATCAATGCCGGCGCGGCTTGCGGCTCCACGACGATGATGGTCGGCGCATCCCCCCAGACGGCCCGCGCATGGGCCGCGACGGCAGCGGCGAGCCCGCCGACACCGGCCTGGAGCAGGATATGCGTCGGCGGCGCATGAATCTGCGCTGTGGCCTCGGCGGCGAGCTGGAGATAGCCCTCCATCACCCGCAGGGGCAGTTCCGTGTAGCCCGGCCAGGAACTGTCCGACAGAAGCGTATGACCCGGCGCGCGCGCGGCTTCTTCAGCCGCCGCCATGCTCTCCTCATAGGTCGCGCCTGCGCGCACCACCTGCGCCCCCTTCGCCGCAAGCCGTTCGGCGAAGGCCTCGGGCACGCTGTGTGCGAGATAGATCACCGCCTGCGCCCCGAACAGACGCGCACCGGCAGCGACCGAGAGCCCGTGATTGCCTGCGCTCGCGGTAACGTAGATCCACCCGGAAAGCGCGTGCGCCCAATCATTGTCCTGCACATTCTGCGACGCTGCGCGCGCGATCGCATGGGCGGCACCCAGCGCCTTGAAGCTGCCGAGCCCCATCCGGGCGCGCTCGTCCTTGAGGAAGATCTGTGCAACGCCGGCGCGCGTGGCGAGCGCGGGAACCTCATGCAGCGGCGTCGGCGCATGGGCCGGGCAAGCGGCGAGGAGGCGGGCGACATCACCGGCATCGTCGAGCGGAAACGGCGCATCGACAGCGATTCCACTGCCGCGCCACGGATTGGCGAAACTGTCCTGCATGAGCCGCGCGAT includes the following:
- a CDS encoding pyridoxal-phosphate dependent enzyme, whose amino-acid sequence is MQDSFANPWRGSGIAVDAPFPLDDAGDVARLLAACPAHAPTPLHEVPALATRAGVAQIFLKDERARMGLGSFKALGAAHAIARAASQNVQDNDWAHALSGWIYVTASAGNHGLSVAAGARLFGAQAVIYLAHSVPEAFAERLAAKGAQVVRAGATYEESMAAAEEAARAPGHTLLSDSSWPGYTELPLRVMEGYLQLAAEATAQIHAPPTHILLQAGVGGLAAAVAAHARAVWGDAPTIIVVEPQAAPALIASIRAGHAVTTQGPVSAMGRLDCKAPSLIALKGLSRDADIFVTISEEQAARAVGILAQEGFATTPSGAAGIAALFAGLDCGHDARVMAILSEGREGA